CTCTTCGTGACCAACGGGATCTACCGCCGCCCGAACGACCTGGACTACATCAACTACGTCGGCAACGACGCCAACCAGGCGGCGCTGGCGCAGGGGATCACGGCGCGCGAGCTGGCGCTGCTGCAGCGCATGCCGCAGGTGCCGCTCCCCAACCACGCCTTCCGCAACGACGGCGACCTGCACTTCACGAACGTCGCCGACCAGTGGGGGCTGGGGCAGCCCGGCTTCTCGAACGGCGCGGCGTACGTGGACCTCGACGACGACGGCGCGCTCGATCTCGTCGTCAACACGCTCGGCGCGCCCGCCGCGATCTACCGCAACGGCGCGCGCGCGGCCAACGGGAACGCGTACCTCACCGTGCGGCTGCAGGGCGAGGGCGCGAACACCGCGGGCTTCGGCGCGAGGGTCATGCTGAAGCAGGGCGGCGCGACGCAGCTGCTGGAGCAGCAGCCGACGCGCGGCTTCCAGTCGTCGGTCGATCCGCGGCTGCACTTCGGGCTGGGGAAGGCAGCGCGCGTGGACTCGCTGATCGTCGTCTGGCCCGACCGCCGCTTCCAGGTGCTCACGAACGTCGCGGCGAACCGCACGCTGACGCTGTCGCAGCGCGACGCCGCGGGCCGCTGGGCGCCGCCGCGCGACTCGGCGCCGCCGCTGCTGGCCCTCGCCGACCCCGCGTCCGCGATCGACTTCCGGCACGCCGAGAACGACTTCCTGGACACGGACCGCGAGCCGCTGATGCCGCACCTGCTGTCGGCCGAGGGGCCGGCGCTGGCGGTGGGCGACGTGGACGGGGACGGGCTGGACGACGTGTTCGTGGGCGGCGCCAAGTGGCAGCCCAGCCGGCTGTTCGTGCAGCAGCGCGACGGCCGCTTCGCGTCGCGGGACGACGCGGTGTTCGCCGCCGACAGCGTCACCGAGGACGTGGACGCGGCGTTCTTCGACGCCAACGGCGACGGGCGGCCGGACCTCTACGTCGTCACCGCGGGCAACGAGTTCTGGGGCGACGCGCCGCAGCTGCGCGACCGGCTGTACCTGAACGACGGCCGCGGGCACTTCCGGCACGCGCCGGACGCGCTGCCGCCCATCGCGCAGAACGGCGGCGTGGTCGCGCCGGGCGACTACGACGGCGACGGCGACGTGGACCTGTTCGTGGGCTCGCGCGTCGTGTCGCGCTCCTACGGGCTCACGCCACCGAGCCACCTGCTGCGGAATGATCCCTCGCCTGACGGCTCGGGACGCCGCTTCACGGATGTGACGCGCGAGGTCGCGCCGGCGCTGCTGGAGGCCGGGATGGTGTCGTCGGCCGCGTGGATCGACCGCGACGGCGACCGGAAGCTCGAGCTGGTGGTCGTCGGCGAGTGGATGCCGGTGCGCGTCTTCGCGCCGCAGGGCGGCCGGCTGGTGGACCGCACGCGCGAGGCCGGGCTGGCCAGCACCGAGGGGTGGTGGAACAGCGTCACCGTCGCGGACCTGAACGGCGACGGGCGGCAGGACCTCGTGCTCGGGAACCTGGGCCTCAACGCCTACGTCACCGCCAGCGACGGCGAGCCCGCCCGGATGTACGTCCACGACTTCGGCGGGACGGGCGTCCAGAAGCAGCTCCTGACCTTCTACAAGCACGGCGTGAGCTATCCGCTGGCCGGGCGCGACGACATCGTCCGCCTGGTGCCGCCGCTGCGCAGCCGCTATCCCAGCTACCACTCCTTCGGCGCCGCGCGCCTGGAGGACGTCTTCGACGCCTCGGAGCTGCGCGCCGCGCGCAGGCTGGAGGCGCGCCAGCTGGCGAGCGCGGTGGCGCTGGCGGGCGCGGATGGTGCATTCACGTTGCGACCGCTGCCGCGCGAGGCGCAGCTGGCGCCGGTGTACGCCTCGCTGGCGCGCGACTTCGACGGCGACGGGCACGTGGACCTGCTGCTCGGCGGCAACCAGCACGGTGTCCCGCCGATGCTGGGGCGCTACGACGCCAGCTACGGCCTGCTGCTGCGCGGCGCGGGCGACGGGCGCTTCACGCCCGTGGACCTGGCCGAGACGGGCGTCGCCATCGAGGGGCAGGTACGGGACCTGAAGGCGATGCGGCGCGCGGACGGCGGCTGGATGATCGCCGTCGCGCGGAATGGTGACCGGCTCCAACTCCTCCGACCGCTCCGCGCCGAGAGCGCACGTCCATGAGCACACGTCCATGAGCGCACGTCCATGACGTCCATGACGCAACCCTCCGCGCCGCAGGGCGGCGGCCCCGCCGGCGACGTGCTGACGCTCGTCGCGCCGCTGTCCGGCGTGATCGTGCCGCTGGAGCAGGTGCCCGATCCCGCGTTCGCGCAGAAGCTGGCGGGCGACGGCATCTCGATCGACCCGATGAGCGCGCGCCTGCTGGCGCCGTGCGACGGGCGCGTGCTGCAGGTGCACCGCGCCGGCCACGCGCTGACGCTGGAGGCGGCGGGGCTCGAGATCATCATCCACATCGGGCTCGACACGGTCGACCTGAAGGGCGACGGCTTCACGCCACGCGTGAAGGCGGGCGACGTGGTGCGCACGGGCGACGCGCTGATCGACTTCGACGCCGACCTGGTGGCGCGCCGTGCGCGCAGCCTGCTGACGCAGGTCGTCGTCACGAACATGGACCGCGTCGCCGACATCCGCCCGCGCGCCGGCCGCGTGACCGCGGGCCGCGACGCGCTGATGGAGGTCGTCGTGCACGCGCCGGCGGGCTCCCCGTCCGTCGCGGCGGCGTCGCAGGGCGCGACGGTCGAGTCGCGCCCGATCGTGATCACCGCGGACACGGGGCTCCACGCGCGGCCGGCGGCGACGCTCGCGGCGGCGGCGCGGAAGTTCACGGCCGACGTCCGGCTGGTGAAGGACGGCCGCGAGGCGAACGTGCGCAGCGTCGTGTCGATCATGGCGCTGGAGGTGATGGGCGGCGACTCGGTGACGCTGGTGGCGCGCGGCGTGGACGCGGCGGAGGCGGTCGCGGCGCTCACGCGCACGCTCACGACCGACCTCGCGGGCCCGCACGAGGCGGCGCCCGCGGCCGCGACGGCCGCGACGGCCGCGACGGCCACGGCGCCCGTCGCTCCCGCGCGACCGCCCGCCGCCGACGGCGTGCTGCGCGGCGTCTCGGCGTCGCCGGGCGTGGCGGTGGGGCAGGTGTTCCAGCTGAAGCACGACGATCTCGTGCTGGACGAGCGCGCCGCGGACCCGAACCAGGAGCGGCGCGCGCTCGATGCCGCGATCGCCTCCGCGCACCTGCAGCTGGAGGCGCTGCAGACGCGCCTGGCCGCGGAGGCGGACACCGACAAGGCCGCGATCTTCGCCGCGCACCAGGAGCTGCTGGAGGATCCCGAGATCCTCGACCGCGCGGCGGCGGACATCCGCGGCGGCGCGTCGGCGGCGTACGCGTGGCGGCAGGCGTACACGGGACAGGCGGAGCGGCTGCTGGCGCTCCGCAACCAGCTGCTGGCCGCGCGCGCGACCGACATGCGCGACGTCGGGCGCCGCGTGCTGCACCTGCTGGTGGGCCGCGACGACTCGGCGCGCGAGGTGCCCGAGGGCTCGATCGTGGTGGCCGAGGACCTCGCGCCGTCGGACGCGGCGTCGCTGGACCGCTCGCGCGTGCGTGGCTTCTGCACGACGATGGGGAGCGCCACCTCCCACGTCGCGATCCTCGCGCGCGGCCTCGGCATCCCGGCGGTGGCGGGGATCGACCCGCGCGTGCTGGACCTCGCGCCCGGCACGCGCGTGGTGCTCGACGGCGACGCCGGCACGCTCAAGCCCGCACCCAGCGCCGAGGAGGAGGCCGCGATCACGGCCCGCCGCGCGGCGGACGAGGAGCGGCGCGCGACCGAGCTCGCGGCCGCGGGCCAGCCGGCGACGACGCGCGACGCCCACCGCGTGGAGGTGGTCGCCAACATCGGCGACGTGGAGGAGGCGCGGCGCGTGCCGGGCGTCGGCGGCGAGGGCGTGGGGCTGCTGCGCACCGAGTTCGTGTTCATGGAGCGCCGCACCGCGCCCGACGAGGACGAGCAGACCCGCATCTACGAGGCGATCGCGCGCGCGCTGGGCCCCGACCGGATCCTGGTGATCCGCACGCTGGACGTCGGCGGCGACAAGCCGCTGCCGTACATGCCGATCGGCGCCGAGGCCAACCCGTTCCTGGGCGAGCGCGGCATCCGGCTCACGCTCAACCGTCCGGACGTCTTCCGCGCGCAGGTGCGCGCGATCCTGCGTGCGTCCAGCGCCGGCCGCGTCGCGATGATGTTCCCGATGGTCGCGACCATGGCCGAGTGGCGCGCCGGCAAGGAGCTGGTCGAGCGCGAGCGCGCCGCGCTCGGCGTGCCCGCGATCCCGGTCGGCATCATGGTCGAGACGGCAGCGGCGGCGCTGCTGGCCGAGCGGTTCGCGCGCGAGGCCGACTTCTTCTCGGTGGGGACGAACGACCTCACGCAGTACACGCTGGCGATGGACCGCACCAACCCACGGCTCGCGCCGCAGGTGGACGCGCTCCATCCGTCCGTGCTGCACCTGATCGAGCGCACCGTGTCGGGCGCGCACGCGCACGGCCGCTGGGTGGGCGTGTGCGGCGCGCTGGCCGGCGACCTGACCGCGGTGCCGGTGCTCGTCGGCCTCGGCGTGGACGAGCTGAGCGCCGACGTCCCCATCGTGCCGGCGGTGAAGGCGCGCGTGCGCACGCTGTCGCTGGCCGAGTGCCAGGAGACGGCGCGGCTGGCGCTGGGCGCGCAGGACGGCGCCGAGGTGCGCCGCATCGTCGAGGAGCGGCACGCGCAGGTGCAGGCGCCGTCGCACGCGCAGACGAACCCGGGAGGCACGCGATGAATCCGCTCAAGTCCGCGTTCGGCGTCCTGCAGAAGATCGGCAAGGCGCTGATGCTGCCGGTGGCCGTGCTGCCCGCGGCCGGCATCCTGCTCGGCGTCGGCAGCGCGAAGTTCATGCAGGACCTCTCGCCCGCGGTCGCGAACGTGATGGCGCAGGCGGGCGGCGCGGTGTTCGGCAACCTGGCGCTGATCTTCGCGATCGGCGTCGCGCTCGGGCTCACGGCGAACGACGGCGTCGCGGCGCTGGCGGCGGTGGTGGGCTTCGCGGTGATGACCGCGACGATGGGCGTGATGGCGCCGTTCGTCGGCTACACCCCGAAGCCGATCATGGGGATGCCGTCGATCGAGACGGGCGTGCTGGGCGGCATCATCATCGGCGCGATCGCGGCGGCGCTGTTCAACCGCTTCTACCGGGTGAAGCTCCCGCCGTACCTCGGCTTCTTCGCCGGCAAGCGCTCGGTCCCGCTGCTGACGGCGTTCGCGGCCATCGGCACGGGCATCGTGCTGAGCCTCGTGTGGCCGCCCATCGGGCGCGGCATCGACGTGTTCTCGCACTGGGCGGCGACCGGGAACCCGGCGGCGGCGTTCTCGATCTACGGCGTCGTCGAGCGCTCGCTCATCCCGTTCGGGCTGCACCACATCTGGAACGTGCCGTTCCAGAACCAGATCGGCACCTACGTCCACCCGCTCACCGGGCAGATCTACCACGGCGAGATCCCGCGCTACGCGGCCGGCGACCCGACCGCCGGCTACCTCGCGGGCGGCTACCTGTTCAAGATGTGGGGGCTCCCGGCCGCGGCGCTCGCGATGTGGCACACGGCGCGCCCGGAGAACCGCAAGCGCATCGGCGGCATCATGATCTCCGCCGCGCTGACGTCGTTCCTCACCGGCATCACGGAGCCGATCGAGTTCGCGTTCCTGTTCGTGGCGCCGGTGCTGTACGTCGTGCACGCGCTGCTGGCCGCGGTCGCGTACTTCGTCTGCGTGGTCCTCGGGATCCGCCACGGCACGACGTTCTCGAACGGGCTGATCGACTTCATCGTCCTCTTCCCGAACTCGACGCGCGGGCTCTGGTTCCTCTGGCTGGGTCCCCTGTGGGCGCTGCTGTACTACGGGCTGTTCCGCGTGATGATCACGCGCCTCAACCTCAAGACGCCGGGGCGCGAGATCGACGAGGGGATCCCGGGCGACACCGTGACGCCCGAGGCGATGGCCGGCGAGCGCGGACGGATCCCCGGTGCGCGCGACCCGCTGCCGGGCGCGGTGCCGGTGGGCGCGTCGGCGGCGGGCGGGATGGCGCCGCAGCTCGTCGCCGCGTTCGGCGGGGCCGGGAACATCCGCGCGCTGGACGCCTGCATCACGCGGCTGCGCGTGGAGGTCAACGACCCCGCGCGCGCCGACGACGCCGCGCTGCGCGCCCTCGGCGCCGCGGGCGTGATGCGCGTGGGGAGCGGCGTGCAGGCGATCTTCGGCACGCGCTCCGAGAACCTGAAGACGGACATGGAGGAGTACATGCGCAGCCCGGCCGCCGCGGCGGCTGCCGCTGCGCCGGCGGCACCGGCGGCGCCCGCGCCGGCGGCGGCTCCGGCTCGCGCGCCTGCCGCGGCCATTACCCCGGTGACGGCCGAGCATCGCGCGCGCGCCACGGCGCTGGCGACGGGACTCGGCAGCCGCCGCAACATCGTCGCCGTGGAGCCGGTCGCGCTGACGCGGCTGCGCGTGCAGGTGCGCGACGCGGGCGCGGTGAACGACGCCGCGCTCGAGTCGGCGGGCGCGACGGGCGTGTGGCGCGTGTCGGACGACGTCGTGCACGTGATCGTCGGCGAGGACGCGCCGCGCTACGCGGCCGCGCTCGCGGAGACCGACGGCCGGTAGGGCCACCTCACCCATCCCCTCGGGGTACGTCCATGCGATCGCTGACGCTCGCCCTCGCCGCCGCCCTCGCGCTCGTGGCGTGCGGCGGCCCGCCCGCCGCCGACGTGCGCGACAGCGCCGCGGCCACGCCGGCGCCCGGCGCCACCCCCGCCGTCACGAGCGTCGCGCACCCCGAGTGGACGCGCACCGCCTCGATCTACGAGGTGAACGTCCGCCAGTTCACGCCTGAGGGCACGATCGCCGCGCTGCAGCGCCACCTGCCGCGCCTCGACTCGCTCGGCGTCGACATCCTGTGGCTGATGCCCGTGCAGCCGATCGGGAAGAAGAACCGCAAGGGGCCGCTCGGCAGCTACTACTCGATCGCCGACTACCGCGCGATCAACCCGGAGTTCGGGACGACGGCGGACATGCGCGCCCTCGTGGACGCGGCGCACGCGCAGGGGCTCAAGGTGATCCTCGACTGGGTGCCGAACCACACGGCGTTCGACCATCCGTGGATCACGCAGCATCCCGACTGGTACGTGAAGAACCCCGACGGGACGATCTCGAACGCGCGCGACAACGAGGGCCGCCCCACCGACTGGACCGACGTCGCGGAGCTGGACTACACCAAACCCGCGATGCGGCAGGCGATGCTGGCCGACATGCGCTACTGGATCGACAGCATGAAGGTCGACGGCTTCCGCTGCGACGTGGCGGGCGGCGTCCCGGACGACTTCTGGGCGGAGGCGCGCCAGGCGCTGCAGGCCGCGAAGCCGGACGTCTTCCTGCTGGCCGAGGCGGAGTCGCCGAAGGCGCACGCGGCGTTCGACATGACGTACGGCTGGGAGCTGCACCACCTCCTGAACGAGCTGGCGAAGGGGAAGAAGCCGACGTCGGCGCTGGACGCGTACCTCGCGAAGCAGGACAGCGCGTATCCGCGCGAGGCGATGCGCATGTACTTCACCAGCAACCACGACGAGAACAGCTGGCAGGGCACGGAGTTCGAGCGGATGAAGGCGAACCACCTGCCCGCGTTCGTGCTCGCGGCGACGATGCAGAACGGGATGCCGCTGGTGTACACGGGGCAGGAGGTGAGCATGAACAAGCGCCTCCGCTTCTTCGAGAAGGACACGGTGAACTGGAGCGGGCCGTCGCTGGCGGGCTTCTACCGGCGGATGCTGGCGCTCAAGGACAGCCAGCCCGCGCTGGCGAACGGTGGCTGGGGCGGCCGGCAGGTCGCGCTGCAGACGAACGGCGGCGACCGCGTCTACGCCTTCACGCGCACGCAGGGCGAGAACACGGTGCTGGTGGCCGTCAACTTCGGCGACGCGGCGGCGAACGTGACGTACGAGGGGCTGCCGCAGCCGGGCGCGTACACCGACTGGTTCGACCGGAAGCGCGCGGAGCTCGCGGCGAGCGGCAGCCTCACGATTCCGGCGCACGGCTACCGTGTGCTGGTGCGTTGAGCCCACCCTGCGAGGAGCCGTGAATCCTGTAAATCCTGTCAATCCTGCTAATCCTGTCTAAGAGCATTCGACAGGATTTACACGATTGACAGGATTGGTTGCAGCGCGCGGGTCGGGCGATCGCGCGCGTGTCCCACTCGCAACGATTGTCTCGATGCCACGTCTCGCGTCGCGCTCCACACGACTTCTTTTCCTCACGCTGTCGCTCGGTGCCTGCCGCTCCGCGCCGCCGACGCCCGCGCCAGCCGCGGTACGCGCGGCGGAGGGGCGCTACGAGCCGGCGCGCGCGCTCGGGGAGCTGTTCGGCGAGGTGCAGCGCGCGCGCGTCTTCCCCGACGGCAAGACGTTCGTCGACGCGCGGCCGCTCGAGGACCCGGCGGCGATCCGCGCGAGGTGGGCGGCCGAGCGCGCGACCGCGGGCTTCGACCTCGCGGCATTCGTGCGGCGCACGTTCGAGGCGCCGCATCCGGTGGGCGCCGACTTCCGCCCCGACTCGACGCGCACGATGGAGGCGCACATCCGCGCGCTCTGGCCGGTGCTGACGCGGCAGGCCGACGTCGAGGACCCGCGCTCGTCGCTGATCCCGCTGCCGCATCCGTACGTGGTGCCGGGCGGCCGCTTCCGCGAGGTCTACTACTGGGACTCGTACTTCACGATGCTCGGCCTCGTCGAGAGCGGGCGGACGGACCTCGTGCGCTCGATGCTCGACAACTTCGCGCACCTCGTGCGCACCGTGGGCCACATCCCCAACGGCAACCGCACGTACTACCTGGGCCGCAGCCAGCCGCCGTTCTTCGCGGCGATGGTGGGGCTCTACGCGACGGCCACCGACAGCGCGCAGGCGCTGCGCTGGCTCGACGCGCTGGAGGCGGAGCACGCGTTCTGGATGGAGGGCGCCTCGGGCGTGGCGCCGGGCGGCGCGCACCGGCGCGTGGTGCGGCTGCGTGACGGCGCGACGCTCAACCGCTACTGGGACGACATCCCCGAGCCGCGGCCCGAGTCGTACCGCGAGGACGAGGAGCTGGGCCGCGCGTTCCAGGGCGCGGCGCGCGAGGCGTTCTACCGCCACGTGCGGGCGGCGGCCGAGAGCGGGTGGGACTTCTCCAGCCGGTGGATGCGCGACCCGAAGGACCTGCGGACGCTGGAGACCACCGACCTCGCGCCGGTGGACCTCAACAGCCTGCTCTACCACCAGGAGCGCACCATCGCGGCGCTGCGGCGCGTCCGCAACCAGCCCGGCGACGCCGCGGTGGCGGCGCGCTTCGACGCGGCGGCCGCGGCGCGGCGCACCGCGCTGCTCGCGGCCGCGTACGATGCCGCGTCGGGCTTCTTCTACGACGTGCGCTGGCGCACCGGCGAGCGCGTGACCGACCGGCCGACGCTCGCCGCCGCGGCGCCGCTCTACTTCGGCCTCGCGACGCCCGAGCAGGGGCGCGCGGTGGCGGCGCGGCTGGAGCGTGAGTTCTCGCGCTCGGGCGGCTTCGTGACGACGCTCGTCGCGTCGGGGCAGCAGTGGGACGCGCCCAACGGCTGGCCCCCGCTGCAGTGGCTGTCGATGCAGGGCGTGCGCTGCTACGGCCGCGCGGACCTCGCCGACACGGCGCGCGCGCGGTGGCTGGACCTCAACCGCCGCACGTATCGCACGACCGGCAAGATGACCGAGAAGTACGACGTCGTCGATCCGAACCGGCGCGCGGGCGGCGGCGAGTATCCCAACCAGGACGGCTTCGGCTGGACGAACGGCGTCGCGCTCGCGCTGTCGGCGCAGCTCGCGGGCGTCACGGCACCGCCCGCGGACCAGCAGCGCACGCACGTGTCGGCGCCGTGCGCGGTGATGACGCGGTAGGGCGCTGCGGGCTGCTGCTCTCATTGGCTCCGTGCCCTCGGCGACGGACGTCGCACCCGGCCTGCACGAACTACGCGTTTGGACGCGGATGCTCCGGATGACAGAACGGATCATCCGGATCGCTCCATGTGGCGCTCGACGCGTTGCCGCCACGCAGAGCGATCCGCAGCATCCGCGTCATCCGGAGCATCCGCATCCCTCCAAGAGGCAACAGGGGTCCGGCGCACGGAGCCAGGATCCGCAGCGCGCAGCTTCTAGAACACGCACCCCGTCCGCGCCGGCACCGTGATCACGATCTCGCCGCCGTCGCGTCGCGGCGCCGCGCAGCCGCCGATCGCGGCCGCTGGCAGCTCCATCGCGGGCACGCGCAGCTCGGCCGGCCTCGTCGCATCGTTGTTGAGCGCGATCAACGAGCGCCCGCGGCGGTAGACGAAGGTCTGCTCGCCGACGTGCAGGTGCTCGGGCCGCGCGCGACGGAGCTCGGGGCGCGCGGCGCGCAGCCGCAGCAGCGACTGCACGTGGGTCCAGGTCGCCTGCTCGTCGGGCGTGCGGCCGGCGGCCGTGAAGGCGTCGCGCGCGTCGCCCGCGAAGCCACCCGGGAAGTCGCGGCGGTTGTCCGGGTCGTTGCCGCCCGCCATCCCGAGCTCGTCGCCGTAGTAGAGCAGCGGCGTGCCGCGCGCGGTCAGCAGGAAGGTGTACGCCAGCCGGAGCCCCGCGTGCGTCGCGCCCGGCTCGCCCATGAACCGCCCCACGTCGTGGAGGCCGAGCAGCGTGACGAGCGACTGCGGGTCGCGGTAGAGGCGGTCGCGCGAGAGCATCTGCGCGACCTCGCGGATCGAGCTGCCCTTCGCGAACACGTTCCGGATCGGGTAGAAGAGCGGGAAGTCGAACAGCGCATCCACGCCGTCGTCGATCCCGTCGAACTTCACGCGGCCGCCCTCGAAGAAGGCGATCATCGTCGGATCGCCGTCGAGCACCTCGCCGACGACCGACAGCATCGGGTGCTCGCGCTTGATCGCGCCCATCCAGTCGCGCCAGAACGACCGCGGCACGTAGGGCCACGTGTCCTGGCGGATGCCGTCGATCCCGCTCGTGCCCACCCACCAGAGCGTGTTCTGGACGACGTAGCGCGCGACCTCGGGATCGTTCTGGTTCAGGTCCGGCAGGATGTCGATGAACCAGCCGTCGAGCGTCGCCCGCCGCATCTCGGGCGTCGCGTACGGGTCGGCGAGCGTCCACGTCTGCCAGGTGTTGGCGAGATGCCGCTGCGCGGTGCCGTTGTACCACGTCGGCGTCGGCGGGTCCTGCACCCACGGGTGGTAGGCGCTGGTGTGGTTGGCGACCATGTCGAGCACCACCTTGATGCCCTGCGCGTGGGCGGCGTCCACCAGCCGGCGCAGCTCGGCCCGGTCGCCGAAGCGCTCGTCCACCGCGTAGTAGTCGATCGCGTGGTAGCCGTGGTAGGCCGTCGTCGGCTTCCCGTCGTAGA
This is a stretch of genomic DNA from Roseisolibacter agri. It encodes these proteins:
- a CDS encoding PTS transporter subunit EIIC, with protein sequence MNPLKSAFGVLQKIGKALMLPVAVLPAAGILLGVGSAKFMQDLSPAVANVMAQAGGAVFGNLALIFAIGVALGLTANDGVAALAAVVGFAVMTATMGVMAPFVGYTPKPIMGMPSIETGVLGGIIIGAIAAALFNRFYRVKLPPYLGFFAGKRSVPLLTAFAAIGTGIVLSLVWPPIGRGIDVFSHWAATGNPAAAFSIYGVVERSLIPFGLHHIWNVPFQNQIGTYVHPLTGQIYHGEIPRYAAGDPTAGYLAGGYLFKMWGLPAAALAMWHTARPENRKRIGGIMISAALTSFLTGITEPIEFAFLFVAPVLYVVHALLAAVAYFVCVVLGIRHGTTFSNGLIDFIVLFPNSTRGLWFLWLGPLWALLYYGLFRVMITRLNLKTPGREIDEGIPGDTVTPEAMAGERGRIPGARDPLPGAVPVGASAAGGMAPQLVAAFGGAGNIRALDACITRLRVEVNDPARADDAALRALGAAGVMRVGSGVQAIFGTRSENLKTDMEEYMRSPAAAAAAAAPAAPAAPAPAAAPARAPAAAITPVTAEHRARATALATGLGSRRNIVAVEPVALTRLRVQVRDAGAVNDAALESAGATGVWRVSDDVVHVIVGEDAPRYAAALAETDGR
- the treF gene encoding alpha,alpha-trehalase TreF → MPRLASRSTRLLFLTLSLGACRSAPPTPAPAAVRAAEGRYEPARALGELFGEVQRARVFPDGKTFVDARPLEDPAAIRARWAAERATAGFDLAAFVRRTFEAPHPVGADFRPDSTRTMEAHIRALWPVLTRQADVEDPRSSLIPLPHPYVVPGGRFREVYYWDSYFTMLGLVESGRTDLVRSMLDNFAHLVRTVGHIPNGNRTYYLGRSQPPFFAAMVGLYATATDSAQALRWLDALEAEHAFWMEGASGVAPGGAHRRVVRLRDGATLNRYWDDIPEPRPESYREDEELGRAFQGAAREAFYRHVRAAAESGWDFSSRWMRDPKDLRTLETTDLAPVDLNSLLYHQERTIAALRRVRNQPGDAAVAARFDAAAAARRTALLAAAYDAASGFFYDVRWRTGERVTDRPTLAAAAPLYFGLATPEQGRAVAARLEREFSRSGGFVTTLVASGQQWDAPNGWPPLQWLSMQGVRCYGRADLADTARARWLDLNRRTYRTTGKMTEKYDVVDPNRRAGGGEYPNQDGFGWTNGVALALSAQLAGVTAPPADQQRTHVSAPCAVMTR
- the ptsP gene encoding phosphoenolpyruvate--protein phosphotransferase; this translates as MTQPSAPQGGGPAGDVLTLVAPLSGVIVPLEQVPDPAFAQKLAGDGISIDPMSARLLAPCDGRVLQVHRAGHALTLEAAGLEIIIHIGLDTVDLKGDGFTPRVKAGDVVRTGDALIDFDADLVARRARSLLTQVVVTNMDRVADIRPRAGRVTAGRDALMEVVVHAPAGSPSVAAASQGATVESRPIVITADTGLHARPAATLAAAARKFTADVRLVKDGREANVRSVVSIMALEVMGGDSVTLVARGVDAAEAVAALTRTLTTDLAGPHEAAPAAATAATAATATAPVAPARPPAADGVLRGVSASPGVAVGQVFQLKHDDLVLDERAADPNQERRALDAAIASAHLQLEALQTRLAAEADTDKAAIFAAHQELLEDPEILDRAAADIRGGASAAYAWRQAYTGQAERLLALRNQLLAARATDMRDVGRRVLHLLVGRDDSAREVPEGSIVVAEDLAPSDAASLDRSRVRGFCTTMGSATSHVAILARGLGIPAVAGIDPRVLDLAPGTRVVLDGDAGTLKPAPSAEEEAAITARRAADEERRATELAAAGQPATTRDAHRVEVVANIGDVEEARRVPGVGGEGVGLLRTEFVFMERRTAPDEDEQTRIYEAIARALGPDRILVIRTLDVGGDKPLPYMPIGAEANPFLGERGIRLTLNRPDVFRAQVRAILRASSAGRVAMMFPMVATMAEWRAGKELVERERAALGVPAIPVGIMVETAAAALLAERFAREADFFSVGTNDLTQYTLAMDRTNPRLAPQVDALHPSVLHLIERTVSGAHAHGRWVGVCGALAGDLTAVPVLVGLGVDELSADVPIVPAVKARVRTLSLAECQETARLALGAQDGAEVRRIVEERHAQVQAPSHAQTNPGGTR
- a CDS encoding VCBS repeat-containing protein → MRWSNVIPSAARDPLSRTVGALCALVLAGCAAQQPAAPPLFERLAPRATGVTFENRLPETADFNILNYLYYYNGGGVAVGDVDGDGRPDLYFSSNLGENRLYRNLGNFRFEDVTARAGVAGPPGWKTGVTMADVDGDGHVDIYVSAVSYLGMHGRNVLYVNRGDGTFTDRTREMGLEHVGYSTQAAFLDYDADGDLDMFLLNHSTHSERSIGNGARADGTVPAADRLFRNDPSLDGSGRRFADVTEAAGIRDGVDGYGLGVVASDFDGDGCVDLYVANDFQGNDQLHHNRCDGTFTEILGRATGHTSRFSMGVDAADINDDGRPDLFVGDMLPEREDVLKTSASSETFNLFNLRLRAGYQPQYARNTLQLNRGEAGGTLRFSEIGYLAGVHASDWTWAPLFADLDNDGRKDLFVTNGIYRRPNDLDYINYVGNDANQAALAQGITARELALLQRMPQVPLPNHAFRNDGDLHFTNVADQWGLGQPGFSNGAAYVDLDDDGALDLVVNTLGAPAAIYRNGARAANGNAYLTVRLQGEGANTAGFGARVMLKQGGATQLLEQQPTRGFQSSVDPRLHFGLGKAARVDSLIVVWPDRRFQVLTNVAANRTLTLSQRDAAGRWAPPRDSAPPLLALADPASAIDFRHAENDFLDTDREPLMPHLLSAEGPALAVGDVDGDGLDDVFVGGAKWQPSRLFVQQRDGRFASRDDAVFAADSVTEDVDAAFFDANGDGRPDLYVVTAGNEFWGDAPQLRDRLYLNDGRGHFRHAPDALPPIAQNGGVVAPGDYDGDGDVDLFVGSRVVSRSYGLTPPSHLLRNDPSPDGSGRRFTDVTREVAPALLEAGMVSSAAWIDRDGDRKLELVVVGEWMPVRVFAPQGGRLVDRTREAGLASTEGWWNSVTVADLNGDGRQDLVLGNLGLNAYVTASDGEPARMYVHDFGGTGVQKQLLTFYKHGVSYPLAGRDDIVRLVPPLRSRYPSYHSFGAARLEDVFDASELRAARRLEARQLASAVALAGADGAFTLRPLPREAQLAPVYASLARDFDGDGHVDLLLGGNQHGVPPMLGRYDASYGLLLRGAGDGRFTPVDLAETGVAIEGQVRDLKAMRRADGGWMIAVARNGDRLQLLRPLRAESARP
- a CDS encoding alpha-amylase family glycosyl hydrolase, which codes for MRSLTLALAAALALVACGGPPAADVRDSAAATPAPGATPAVTSVAHPEWTRTASIYEVNVRQFTPEGTIAALQRHLPRLDSLGVDILWLMPVQPIGKKNRKGPLGSYYSIADYRAINPEFGTTADMRALVDAAHAQGLKVILDWVPNHTAFDHPWITQHPDWYVKNPDGTISNARDNEGRPTDWTDVAELDYTKPAMRQAMLADMRYWIDSMKVDGFRCDVAGGVPDDFWAEARQALQAAKPDVFLLAEAESPKAHAAFDMTYGWELHHLLNELAKGKKPTSALDAYLAKQDSAYPREAMRMYFTSNHDENSWQGTEFERMKANHLPAFVLAATMQNGMPLVYTGQEVSMNKRLRFFEKDTVNWSGPSLAGFYRRMLALKDSQPALANGGWGGRQVALQTNGGDRVYAFTRTQGENTVLVAVNFGDAAANVTYEGLPQPGAYTDWFDRKRAELAASGSLTIPAHGYRVLVR